One Maribacter dokdonensis DSW-8 genomic region harbors:
- a CDS encoding esterase-like activity of phytase family protein, protein MRIVVKLLFACTALIITSCGGKKDSKKAENTINLRFVDEYVLPAESALNSTKVGGLSSIDYANGSYYLISDDTESPRFYQAEISFDLNGFDSIFMKSVTLLKDKNGLGFSKGSIDPESLRYDNGSFIWTSEGNINNGVNPFVRISDSNGKFVKEIDIRDRYLIHADPKFGPRHNGVFESITLSHHQKGYWAAMELPLKQDGHEPTVDETDSPVRIAFINKETGSFEKEIVYELDNVARQAINGHSFELNGVVEILEYDTNKFLVLERSYAMGYKDGGNTVKIYDVDASNATDVSNFKSLKDRNYTKATKKLLYNFDTIRNDLTNGVVDNIEGITFGPNFENGKRSLIVVADNNFNLYGSQLNQFILFEIGK, encoded by the coding sequence ATGAGGATTGTAGTAAAATTGCTATTTGCATGCACAGCTTTAATAATAACGTCTTGCGGTGGTAAAAAGGATAGCAAGAAAGCCGAAAACACTATAAACTTACGTTTTGTAGATGAGTATGTTCTGCCGGCAGAATCAGCTCTTAACAGTACTAAAGTTGGTGGCTTATCCAGTATTGATTATGCAAATGGCAGTTATTATTTAATCAGTGATGATACTGAATCTCCAAGATTTTATCAGGCTGAGATTTCGTTTGACTTAAATGGCTTTGATTCCATCTTCATGAAATCGGTCACACTCCTTAAAGATAAAAATGGTCTAGGTTTTTCTAAAGGAAGTATTGATCCAGAATCTTTAAGATATGATAACGGCTCGTTCATTTGGACTAGTGAAGGTAATATCAATAATGGAGTAAACCCATTTGTACGTATTTCAGATTCAAACGGAAAATTCGTTAAAGAAATTGATATCAGAGACCGCTATTTAATTCACGCTGACCCAAAGTTTGGGCCTCGTCATAATGGTGTTTTTGAAAGTATAACCTTAAGTCATCACCAAAAAGGGTATTGGGCGGCAATGGAATTGCCACTAAAACAAGATGGCCATGAACCAACAGTAGACGAGACTGATTCGCCAGTAAGAATTGCTTTTATCAATAAAGAAACCGGTAGTTTTGAAAAAGAAATAGTGTACGAATTAGATAATGTGGCTAGGCAAGCTATAAATGGGCATTCTTTTGAATTGAACGGTGTTGTAGAAATTTTGGAATATGATACCAATAAGTTTTTAGTATTGGAACGTTCTTACGCTATGGGGTACAAAGATGGTGGTAACACGGTTAAAATTTATGATGTAGATGCCAGTAATGCAACAGACGTAAGTAATTTTAAAAGTTTAAAAGACAGAAACTACACAAAGGCAACCAAAAAGCTTTTGTATAATTTTGATACTATCCGAAATGATTTAACAAACGGTGTTGTAGACAATATTGAAGGTATTACGTTTGGCCCAAATTTTGAAAATGGTAAAAGGTCTTTAATTGTGG